From a region of the Alnus glutinosa chromosome 1, dhAlnGlut1.1, whole genome shotgun sequence genome:
- the LOC133858750 gene encoding pectate lyase-like, giving the protein MAQVHNNFLRLFFFVSFSVIIPTLHANRTAESDDYWMHRADEAQKANLLAFHSHPEEVTNDFNSHVNKALIGTNSTRRNLRKYSGPCLATNPIDRCWRCRPNWAQNRKRLVRCVLGFGHRVTGGKRGPIYIVTDPSDSDMVNPRPGTIRHAVTRKGPLWIIFAHSMVIRLNQELIMTGDKTIDGRGANVHIAFGAGFTLQFVNNVIIHNIHIHDIVAGNGGLIRDSHDHVGIRTQSDGDGISIFGSSNIWIDHVSMSNCQDGLVDAIMGSTAITISNCHFTHHNEAMLFGASDSYSGDQIMQITVAFNHFGRGLVQRMPRCRWGFVHVVNNDYTHWEMYAIGGSSHPTIISQGNRFIAPPNQAAKEVTKRDYALESVWSQWTWRSEGDLMMNGAFFVQSGNRLANKPYSRLQMIKARPGTFVKRLTRFAGTVNCKPGKRC; this is encoded by the exons ATGGCACAAGTTCACAATAATTTCTTACGACTCTTCTTTTTTGTGTCCTTCTCTGTAATAATCCCCACCCTTCACGCTAACCGTACCGCTGAATCTGACGATTACTGGATGCACCGAGCAGACGAAGCCCAAAAAGCCAACCTCTTGGCCTTTCATTCACATCCCGAGGAAGTCACCAATGACTTCAACTCTCATGTCAACAA GGCTTTGATTGGAACGAACAGCACAAGAAGAAACTTGAGGAAGTACAGCGGTCCATGCTTGGCCACCAACCCCATTGACCGATGCTGGAGGTGTCGCCCGAACTGGGCCCAAAACCGCAAGAGGCTAGTTAGGTGCGTCCTTGGCTTTGGCCACAGAGTCACCGGCGGAAAACGTGGTCCGATTTACATAGTGACCGATCCCTCCGACAGCGACATGGTTAATCCAAGACCGGGAACCATCCGGCACGCCGTTACCCGAAAAGGGCCCCTCTGGATTATCTTTGCACACAGCATGGTTATTAGGCTCAATCAGGAGCTGATCATGACCGGCGACAAAACCATCGACGGTAGGGGAGCCAATGTGCACATAGCTTTTGGTGCCGGCTTCACCCTCCAATTTGTCAATAATGTGATCATCCATAACATTCATATCCATGACATCGTCGCGGGAAATGGCGGGCTTATCAGGGATTCTCACGACCACGTTGGTATTAGGACCCAGAGTGATGGTGATGGTATCTCCATCTTTGGCTCATCCAACATCTGGATTGACCATGTTTCCATGTCCAACTGCCAAGATGGCCTCGTTGATGCCATCATGGGATCAACTGCCATTACCATCTCCAACTGCCATTTCACCCACCACAATGAG GCGATGTTGTTTGGTGCAAGCGACAGCTACTCCGGCGACCAGATAATGCAAATTACAGTTGCCTTCAACCACTTTGGTAGGGGATTGGTGCAAAGGATGCCGAGGTGCCGATGGGGATTTGTTCATGTGGTTAACAATGACTACACTCACTGGGAAATGTATGCCATTGGTGGTAGCAGCCATCCTACCATTATCAGTCAGGGCAACCGATTCATTGCTCCTCCAAACCAGGCTGCTAAAGAG GTGACCAAGAGGGACTACGCGCTGGAGAGTGTGTGGAGTCAGTGGACATGGAGATCTGAGGGAGATCTGATGATGAATGGAGCATTCTTCGTTCAATCTGGGAACCGACTTGCAAATAAGCCATACTCAAGGCTGCAAATGATCAAAGCGAGACCAGGGACATTCGTGAAAAGACTCACACGCTTCGCCGGCACCGTCAACTGCAAACCCGGCAAACGTTGTTAG
- the LOC133858644 gene encoding ethylene-responsive transcription factor WRI1-like translates to MEMTPAAKYGLGPGARGLRMMEGDALANKCIKRRRRESPAPAISCNEGEQQQKRSTTTAGGVKRSSRFRGVSRHRWTGRFEAHLWDKGSWNPTQRKKGKQVYLGAYDEEESAARAYDLAALKYWGTSTFTNFPVSEYEKEIEIMKTVTREEYLASLRRRSSGFSRGVSKYRGVARHHHNGRWEARIGTVFGNKYLYLGTYSTQEEAAHAYDIAAIENRGINAVTNFNLSTYIRWLRPGANSLASQEQKPIIESQPPAMSSNPISSTEQSIFHSNTLTVDSTTLRKQQVFQSETRSPSPSSSPTALGLLLRSSLFRELTERALNATDKLGG, encoded by the exons ATGGAGATGACCCCAGCTGCGAAATATGGTTTGGGCCCAGGAGCGCGTGGCTTGCGCATGATGGAAGGTGATGCTTTGGCTAACAAATGCATCAAGAGGCGGCGAAGAGAATCCCCTGCTCCTGCAATAAGCTGCAATGAGGGTGAGCAACAACAGAAACGATCCACGACTACGGCCGGTGGCGTGAagagaagttcaagatttcGTGGGGTCAGCAG ACATAGATGGACTGGACGTTTTGAAGCTCATTTATGGGATAAGGGATCATGGAATCCAACCCAGAGGAAGAAGGGAAAGCAAG TGTACTTAG GGGCTTatgatgaagaagaatctgCTGCAAGAGCATATGATTTGGCTGCCCTCAAGTATTGGGGAACATCAACTTTTACAAATTTCCCG GTGTCCGAGTATGAGAAAGAAATTGAGATAATGAAGACTGTAACAAGAGAAGAATACTTAGCCTCTTTAAGAAG GAGGAGCAGTGGTTTTTCAAGAGGTGTATCCAAGTATAGAGGAGTTGCTAG GCACCATCACAATGGAAGATGGGAAGCAAGAATAGGGACGGTGTTTGGAAACAAATATCTCTACCTTGGAACTTACA GTACCCAAGAGGAGGCTGCTCATGCTTATGATATAGCAGCAATAGAGAATAGAGGCATTAATGCAGTAACCAACTTCAACTTGAGCACATACATTAGATGGCTAAGACCAGGTGCCAATTCTCTTGCTTCCCAAGAACAAAAACCAATTATAGAGTCTCAGCCTCCGGCAATGTCCTCTAACCCCATTTCAAGTACCGAGCAGTCCATCTTTCACTCCAATACCTTGACAGTGGACAGTACAACCCTTCGAAAACAGCAAGTTTTCCAAAGCGAGACCAGGtcaccatcaccatcatcatcccCAACTGCACTTGGCCTTCTCCTAAGATCTTCGCTGTTTAGAGAGCTGACAGAGAGGGCTTTGAATGCCACTGACAAGCTAGGAGGCTGA